A part of Miscanthus floridulus cultivar M001 chromosome 6, ASM1932011v1, whole genome shotgun sequence genomic DNA contains:
- the LOC136456547 gene encoding uncharacterized protein yields MVMEETIDGEMSLSNMVLGFLEDFERDQRRPENDDDDDEGSSGGDTAESKAFWQTQHSQLHEALAKTSPAESRIRADTEEAVKSMRAAACSCSCSRTGRPAARDCRLCMLRHVADRLRDAGYNSALCKSKWTRSPDIPSGEHSYVEVVVQTRSGKAVRVVVELSFRAEFEVARASAGYRALVTALPEAFVGRADRLRGVVKVMCAAAKQCMKENNMHMGPWRKHKYMQAKWLGTPERTTAAVAAAAATPVVVVPSVTVGSPEQQTKFRASMLTFDFGRTAVEAA; encoded by the exons ATGGTGATGGAGGAGACGATAGACGGTGAGATGAGCTTGTCGAACATGGTGCTGGGCTTCCTGGAAGATTTCGAGAGGGACCAGCGACGGCCggagaacgacgacgacgacgacgagggctcCAGCGGTGGCGACACCGCCGAGAGCAAGGCCTTCTGGCAGACCCAACATTCCCAGCTGCAC GAGGCTCTGGCCAAGACGAGCCCGGCGGAGAGCAGGATCCGCGCGGACACGGAGGAGGCCGTCAAGAGCATGCGCGCCGcggcctgctcctgctcctgctcccgcACGGGGCGACCCGCCGCCCGGGACTGCCGGCTGTGCATGCTCCGCCACGTCGCCGACCGGCTGCGCGACGCCGGCTACAACAGCGCGCTCTGCAAGTCCAAGTGGACGCGCTCGCCGGACATCCCTTCAG GCGAGCACAGCTACGTGGAGGTGGTGGTGCAGACGAGGAGCGGCAAGGCGGTGCGCGTGGTGGTGGAGCTCAGCTTCCGCGCCGAGTTCGAGGTGGCGCGCGCCAGCGCTGGGTACCGCGCGCTGGTGACCGCGCTGCCGGAGGCGTTCGTGGGCCGGGCCGACCGGCTGCGCGGCGTCGTCAAGGTCATGTGCGCCGCGGCCAAGCAGTGCATGAAGGAGAACAACATGCACATGGGGCCCTGGAGGAAGCACAAGTACATGCAGGCCAAGTGGCTCGGCACGCCCGAGCGGACGACGGCGGccgtggcggctgcggcggctaCGCCGGTGGTGGTGGTTCCGTCGGTGACCGTCGGCTCGCCAGAGCAGCAGACCAAGTTCAGGGCGTCCATGCTCACCTTCGACTTTGGCCGGACCGCGGTGGAGGCCGCGTGA
- the LOC136456546 gene encoding serine/threonine/tyrosine-protein kinase HT1-like, giving the protein MGRARAGVRLGADRPEDWRSPPAPVRAPGKLKHRKEGHANGRVKEVLGKWSVDRSQVLIGHRFASGAHSRLFHGIYKEQPVAVKFIRQPDDEEDEELAAQLEKQFNTEVTTLSRLNHPNVIKLVGACSSPPAFRVITEFLSGGSLGAFLNKLDHKALPLDKIISISLDIARGMAYIHSQGVAHRDVKPDNIIFDEEFSAKIVDFGIACEEEHCDPLENDTGTFRWMAPEMMKHNKAYGRKVDVYSFGLILWEMFSGTIPYEELNPFQAAFAVFDKNVRPAIPTSCPAPVRLLIEQCWASHLEKRDLTSVK; this is encoded by the exons ATGGGCCGCGCTCGTGCAGGCGTACGACTTGGCGCCGACCGGCCGGAAGATTGGCGGAGTCCGCCGGCGCCGGTGAGGGCACCGGGCAAGCTGAAGCATAGGAAGGAAGGCCATGCCAACGGGAGGGTGAAGGAGGTACTCGGGAAATGGTCCGTCGATCGCTCCCAGGTGCTCATTGGGCACAGATTTGCGTCCGGGGCTCACAGCCGGTTGTTCCACGGAATCTACAAAGAGCAGCCTGTTGCTGTCAAGTTCATCAGACAGCCTGATGACGAGGAAGATGAAGAGCTGGCTGCTCAGCTTGAGAAGCAGTTCAACACGGAGGTCACCACTCTGTCACGCCTCAATCATCCTAATGTCATCAAG CTGGTTGGAGCATGCAGCAGTCCACCAGCATTCCGTGTCATCACTGAATTCCTTTCTGGTGGTTCTCTGGGAGCGTTTTTGAACAAGCTGGATCACAAAGCTCTTCCCCTGGACAAGATCATCTCAATTAGCTTGGATATCGCACGTGGCATGGCATACATTCACTCGCAGGGAGTTGCCCATCGTGATGTAAAGCCAGATAACATCATATTCGACGAAGAATTTTCTGCAAAGATTGTTGATTTTGGAATAGCTTGTGAAGAAGAGCACTGTGACCCTCTGGAAAATGACACTGGGACATTCAGATGGATGGCTCCAGAGATGATGAAACATAATAAGGCATACGGTCGAAAAGTCGATGTCTACAGCTTTGGCCTTATCTTGTGGGAAATGTTTTCTGGAACGATACCATATGAAGAACTGAATCCATTTCAAGCAGCTTTTGCTGTTTTTGACAAG AATGTGAGGCCGGCAATTCCTACTAGCTGCCCAGCACCAGTGCGACTTCTAATTGAGCAATGTTGGGCCTCGCATCTGGAGAAGAGAGACCTGACTTCTGTCAAATAG